DNA from Rhodobacteraceae bacterium M382:
GGTATTGATAAGCGTCTTTATACAAACTTGATCCGAGCTCAGCTGTCTGACGATGAAGTCATGCTACTTTTCCTTAACGGGTTATCTAAGAAAGGTGACAAGTTCAAACCGCTGTTGGAAGAGTACGCCGTCCTTAAGAATGTAGATAAGAGAAGTGATTTCTATGGGTTGTCGGAGAGAAAGGGAGATTACTCTCTCTCCGCTTTTGGTGAGTAGCGGTTAACGCACAAACTTCTTATGCTTCAACCGCTTGGGCTCCAGCGCGTCTGCGCCGAGACGGCGTTTCTTGTCTTCTTCATAGTCCTCGAAGTTACCCTCGAACCATTCCACGTGGGCGTCGCCTTCGAACGCCAAGATGTGGGTACAGATCCGGTCGAGGAAGAAGCGGTCGTGCGAGATCACAACGGCGCAGCCGGCGAAATCGACCAGCGCGTCTTCCAATGCCCGCAGGGTTTCCACGTCCAAATCGTTGGTCGGTTCGTCGAGCAGCAGCACGTTGCCGCCCTCTTTCAACAGACGCGCCATATGGACCCGGTTGCGCTCCCCGCCTGACAACAGGTTCAGCGGCTTCTGCTGATCGCCACCTTTGAAGTTGAACGACGAACAATAGGCGCGCGAATTCACCTGTGCATCACCCAGTTCGATGATCTCGGCCCCGCCTGAAATCGATTCCCAAACGGTGTCCTTGTCGTTCAGGTCATCGCGCGACTGATCCACATAGGACAGTTTGACGGTATCCCCATAGGTCACGGACCCCGTGTCGGGTTGTTCCTGACCGGTCAGCATCCGGAACAGGGTCGATTTACCGGCACCGTTGGGACCGATGACGCCGACAATACCACCGGGCGGCAGCGCAAAGGACAGCCCTTCGACCAGCTGTTTGTCGCCATAGTGTTTGGCGATATTGTCGACCTCGATCACTTTGCCACCCAGACGGGGGCCATTGGGGATGACGATCTGGGCACGGGCCAGCTTCTCACGTTCGGATTGGTTGGCCAGATCGTTATAGGCGTTGATCCGGGCCTTGGATTTGGCCTGGCGCGCCTTTGCACCCTGACGCATCCATTCCAATTCGCGTTCCAGCGTCTTTTGCTTGGATTTGTCCTCGCGGGCTTCCTGCTCCAGCCGTTTGGCCTTTTGCTCCAGCCACGCGGAATAATTGCCCTCGTACGGAATGCCACGACCACGGTCGAGTTCGAGGATCCACCCGGTGATGTCATCCAGGAAATAACGGTCGTGGGTGACGCACAGGATGGTGCCCTTGTAGTCGATCAGATGCTGTTGCAGCCAGGCGATGGTTTCCGCGTCCAGGTGGTTGGTCGGTTCGTCGAGCAGCAACATGTCAGGCGCTTCGAGCAACAGTTTGCACAGCGCGACGCGACGTTTTTCACCACCCGACAGATTGGCAATCTCGGCATCATCCGGGGGGCACCGCAGCGCCTCCATCGAGATGTCGATCTGGCTGTCCAGGTCCCACAAGTTTTCAGAATCAATGGCGTCCTGAAGAGCAGTCATCTCTTCCATCAGCTCGTCGGTATAGTTTTCCGCCATCTCGACGGCGATTGCATTGAACCGATCCACCTTGGCCTTTTTTTCGGCCACGCCCAGCATGACGTTCTCACGCACGCTCAATGTTTCGTCCAATTTCGGCTCCTGCGGCAGGTACCCGACCTTGGCACCTTCGGCCGCCCACGCCTCGCCGGTGAAGTCGGTATCCAGCCCAGCCATGATCTTCATCAAAGTCGATTTACCGGCACCGTTGACGCCGACCACACCGATTTTCACACCGGGGAGAAACGACAGGTGGATGTTTTCAAAGCATTTCTTGCCACCGGGATAGGTCTTGGAGACACCCTGCATATGGTAGACGTACTGATAGGCGGCCATGGTTGGGCTCCGTGCTGGGACATTCAGATCAGAGCGTGTGATAACGGACGATGCGCGTGGGGGCAATCCACCGCCCGGCGAAAGACCCTGAGACCCAGGAAGAAACCTGAAACGGTTCGAGAGCCCCCGTGCATGGGTCAGCGCCGTCTGGCTGCTAATTTTCTGAATCAAAACCAATCCTTGCCAGAGTCCTCTTCACCTGTCATACGCATCGGGCTTACGTTTTTCTTTTTCGACCACTGTCTCCTTTTATACGGCGCTCAGTCTTTCGATCCAGACCTACGACGCCAGGTTGCCGCAGCTACGCGGGCAACATTATTTAGGAGACTACGGATATGGCCAACGGCACCGTAAAATGGTTCAACACCACCAAAGGCTTCGGCTTCATCGCACCTGAAACCGGTGGCAAAGACGTGTTTGTGCACATCTCTGCTGTCGAGCGTTCGGGCCTGACCGGTCTGGCCGACAATCAGAAAGTGACTTTTGACGTGGAATCCGGCCGTGACGGCCGCGAAAACGCGACAAACATCCAGCTGGCCTGATTTTTTCAGAGACCACTGACGAAGGCCGATCCCGATCGGCCTTCGTTTTCCAATCCGCACCAAAAAATGCGGATACGATATTGACTAGCTTACATTTTTTCCGAGCCTTCAGGCCGTCCCCCCGATGTGGCATTGCGCAACGTCGGGAGAATTGATGCGTTCTTCACTCTTGTAAGACGCGTTCACCGATGCCATATCTCAGATCGCTAACGTTTCTATTTCGACCTACTGTCTCCGACCATCGGCGTTCAGTCTATCGATCCAGACGACGACACGCCAAGCTGCCGCATACCGTGGGCAGCATATTTTGAGGAGACACGGATATGGCCAATGGCACCGTGAAATGGTTCAACACCACCAAAGGCTTCGGCTTCATCGCACCGGAAGACGGCGGCAAAGACGTGTTTGTGCACATCTCTGCTGTTGAGCGCGCAGGCCTGACCGGTCTGGCCGACAACCAGAAAGTCACCTACGAGCTGCGCTCGGGTCGTGACGGGCGTGAAAGCGCTGACGATATCGCTCTGGCCTAAGTGCCAGACCAGGGTGGGTCATCAGACCCACCCCATCTCGGACTGCCGTCAGAGCTACCCTTTGACCCAGCCGACAATCTGCCCTGCACGCAGGGCACCGGACTGACGCTTCTTTTCCTTGCCGCGCTCAAAGGCCACCATGGTCGGTATACCGCGGATGCGATAGCGCCCGCCGGTCGATTGGTGTTTCTGCGTGTCGAGCTTGACCAGGCGCGCCTTGCCATTCAGCGTTTTGGCAGCCTTGGAAAATTCAGGGCCCATCATCTTGCAGGGGCCACACCACGGGGCCCAAAAGTCCACCACCAATGGCAGATCATCGTTTTTCGAAGCTTTTTCCAAAACGGCCGGGCTCACATCCATTGCTTGTCCGGTCATCAATCCCTTGCCGCAATGGCCGCATTTGGGGCCGGCTGTCAGCTTGTCTTCAGGCACTCGATTCAACTGACCACAATTCAGGCAGGTAAGAGTTTTGTCACCCATTAGAGATGCCTCCGGTTTATTGGATCATATTCAATTTCTCAGATAGGCAATCGTACCTGCATCGGCAACCCATCGCCGTCCCACCCCACCACGATGCAGTCCAAAACAACGTTCAATTCACCGAGTCTGACGGGCAACATTCTTCACAAAACTGTCACACACACTCGACAATTTTCTCTGGATCGCCACCTTTGGTTCATGAAACAGCTCATTCGCATCTTCCGCCCCGGAATTCTTGTGGCCCTTGCAGCGGTGATTGCACATCTGACCAACCTGCCCGCGATGTTGGGCGCACACCCTTGGTGGGCAGACAAAGTGATTTGGGTGGGGGTTCCGGTCGGTTTCAGCCTGGCTGCTACGGCTTGGATTTTGCAATTGCCGGGCGGCGTGCGCAAACTGGGCTTTGCCGGGCTGACGCTGGTGGCCTTTGTTCTGGCCCAGACAGGCAAGATGCGCTTTACCGCTTCGTATGCAGAAGACATGTTGGCCGGTCAGCTTTGGTATTTCGGCTGGATCGCTACCTGTGCCCTGGCTTTTGCAACACTGGCGTCGATTTCCTGGGCTTCGCGTCAAATTCATTGACCGTTGCACCCAACAGGCCGAACATGGCTCCATGTGTTTCCAAAGAATGAGGTTTTGACATGTTCACACGAAGAACCTTCCTTGCCACGACAACCTTGGCTGCACCGGCGCTGTTTCTACCCCGTGCTGTTTCGGCCAAAACCCAAAAACAAGATTATGATCCAAACCCGCAAGTTGTCCGCATTCGCAAAGAATTCGAACCAGGGCAATTGTTGGTTCTGCCATCGTCCTACTACCTGTATTTTGTGACGGATAAGCGCAAAGCGATCCGCTATGGCGTCGGTGTAGGGCAAGCCGGACTGGAGTTCACCGGTCAGGCTGTTATTGGCGTCAAAAAAGAATGGCCCACCTGGCGACCCACGGACGAAATGATCGAACGCAGCCCGCGTACGTATGCAAAGTTCAAGGGCACCGACTACATCGAACCCGGAGGTCCGAACAATCCGTTGGGTGCACGGGCTTTGTACCTGTTTCAGGGCGGGCGCGACACCTACATTCGCATTCATGGAACAACACAGCCTGATACAATCGGCACCGCGGCGTCAAATGGGTGTTTCCGAATGATCAACGAACACGTTATCGACCTGTATGACCGGGTTCCGGTCGGAACCACGGTCACTGTTCTGTAGTCCGATCAGAATTGTCTCTGTGATCTTAACGCCGAACCTGGGTGATCAGTTCAACCACCGAGGGACCCATCGCTGCGACAATGGCGGCCACACCATCGGCGTTCGGATGAATACCGTCTCCCTGCATCACCAGACGCAGCTGGGCTGGGTTGTCGGCCCGATCGGCGATTCCGGCAAAGTAATAAGGGAAAAACACAACGTCATGTGCGGCAGCCAGATCGGGGTACAGTGAATCGAACTTGGTTTTGTAGTCCGCTCCAAAATTGCCAGGTGCCTGCATACCGACGAACAGCACCGCGACTTTGTGGGATTCCGCCTCCGTCAGAATAGCGTTCAGGTTGGATCGCGTTTGCGCCGGGTCCAGCCCCCTCAG
Protein-coding regions in this window:
- the ettA gene encoding energy-dependent translational throttle protein EttA, giving the protein MAAYQYVYHMQGVSKTYPGGKKCFENIHLSFLPGVKIGVVGVNGAGKSTLMKIMAGLDTDFTGEAWAAEGAKVGYLPQEPKLDETLSVRENVMLGVAEKKAKVDRFNAIAVEMAENYTDELMEEMTALQDAIDSENLWDLDSQIDISMEALRCPPDDAEIANLSGGEKRRVALCKLLLEAPDMLLLDEPTNHLDAETIAWLQQHLIDYKGTILCVTHDRYFLDDITGWILELDRGRGIPYEGNYSAWLEQKAKRLEQEAREDKSKQKTLERELEWMRQGAKARQAKSKARINAYNDLANQSEREKLARAQIVIPNGPRLGGKVIEVDNIAKHYGDKQLVEGLSFALPPGGIVGVIGPNGAGKSTLFRMLTGQEQPDTGSVTYGDTVKLSYVDQSRDDLNDKDTVWESISGGAEIIELGDAQVNSRAYCSSFNFKGGDQQKPLNLLSGGERNRVHMARLLKEGGNVLLLDEPTNDLDVETLRALEDALVDFAGCAVVISHDRFFLDRICTHILAFEGDAHVEWFEGNFEDYEEDKKRRLGADALEPKRLKHKKFVR
- a CDS encoding cold-shock protein — translated: MANGTVKWFNTTKGFGFIAPETGGKDVFVHISAVERSGLTGLADNQKVTFDVESGRDGRENATNIQLA
- a CDS encoding cold-shock protein; amino-acid sequence: MANGTVKWFNTTKGFGFIAPEDGGKDVFVHISAVERAGLTGLADNQKVTYELRSGRDGRESADDIALA
- the trxC gene encoding thioredoxin TrxC, with product MGDKTLTCLNCGQLNRVPEDKLTAGPKCGHCGKGLMTGQAMDVSPAVLEKASKNDDLPLVVDFWAPWCGPCKMMGPEFSKAAKTLNGKARLVKLDTQKHQSTGGRYRIRGIPTMVAFERGKEKKRQSGALRAGQIVGWVKG
- a CDS encoding L,D-transpeptidase, translating into MFTRRTFLATTTLAAPALFLPRAVSAKTQKQDYDPNPQVVRIRKEFEPGQLLVLPSSYYLYFVTDKRKAIRYGVGVGQAGLEFTGQAVIGVKKEWPTWRPTDEMIERSPRTYAKFKGTDYIEPGGPNNPLGARALYLFQGGRDTYIRIHGTTQPDTIGTAASNGCFRMINEHVIDLYDRVPVGTTVTVL
- a CDS encoding arylesterase; translated protein: MRKVLIGLIMQIVAVCSVYAAEPVRIVAFGDSLVHGYGLPSDAGFVPQMQKWLDGQGISASLTNAGVSGDTTAGGAARVSWTLGDGFDAMIVVLGGNDTLRGLDPAQTRSNLNAILTEAESHKVAVLFVGMQAPGNFGADYKTKFDSLYPDLAAAHDVVFFPYYFAGIADRADNPAQLRLVMQGDGIHPNADGVAAIVAAMGPSVVELITQVRR